From Onychostoma macrolepis isolate SWU-2019 chromosome 05, ASM1243209v1, whole genome shotgun sequence, one genomic window encodes:
- the krt1-c5 gene encoding keratin, type 1, gene c5: MTSSFSVHSHSLGRQPSFSSMSMRDSGIRGRSKVQVSLSSASTLSLSRSTSLGNGLNILSNFSLNGLGVGASEKETMQGLNDRLASYLEKVRSLEKSNADLELKIKQLMKERAPKGHDIDGLMAQAHAIGQEVRKKTLENARIMLEIDNAKLAADDFRVKWEAEATLCQSVERDCHALRRAKSDHDQIIATLRGDLDSLKEELYFLKKNHDEEKNTLKARLDNEQVNVEVDAAQGPDLGAIMAELRVQYESIARKNKEDAEMWYLKKLETVQSEVKESNEALRCAQSELNERRRFLQALEVELDSLRKQVGVLEGNLGETNQNYTLEIERLQGSLSQLEDELSQLRLDMQRIKTDYEQLLRIKQNLELEIATYRRLLDGEEVIKETPSPKKDPEVRTRKIVKVVTQTMVNGKVVDESSEVEQIEERKK; encoded by the exons ATGACCTCCAGCTTCTCTGTGCACAGCCACTCTCTGGGACGGCAGCCGTCTTTCTCCAGCATGTCTATGCGTGACAGTGGAATTCGGGGACGCTCTAAAGTCCAAGTGTCCCTCTCCTCAGCCAGTACTCTGTCCCTGTCTCGTTCAACCTCTCTGGGAAATGGCTTAAACATCCTAAGCAACTTCTCGCTGAATGGTCTAGGAGTTGGTGCCAGTGAGAAGGAGACCATGCAAGGTCTAAACGACCGACTTGCCAGCTATCTGGAAAAGGTGCGTTCTCTGGAGAAGTCCAACGCTGACCTGGAGCTGAAGATTAAACAGCTGATGAAGGAGCGAGCACCCAAGGGTCACGACATCGACGGACTGATGGCTCAAGCACATGCCATCGGACAAGAG GTGAGGAAAAAGACATTGGAGAATGCTCGTATAATGCTGGAGATTGATAATGCCAAGCTTGCAGCAGATGACTTTAGGGTCAA ATGGGAGGCAGAAGCTACTCTTTGCCAGTCGGTTGAGAGAGACTGTCATGCTCTGAGACGAGCAAAATCTGATCACGATCAGATCATTGCAACCCTTCGAGGAGACCTGGACAGTCTGAAAGAGGAGCTCTATTTCCTCAAGAAGAATCATGATGAG GAGAAGAACACACTGAAGGCCCGTCTAGACAACGAGCAAGTGAACGTGGAGGTGGATGCAGCCCAGGGCCCAGACCTCGGAGCCATCATGGCAGAGCTAAGGGTGCAGTACGAGAGCATCGCACGCAAGAATAAAGAGGATGCTGAGATGTGGTATCTGAAGAAG CTGGAGACcgtgcagtcggaggtgaaggaGAGTAACGAGGCTCTGCGATGTGCTCAGAGTGAACTCAATGAAAGACGACGCTTCCTGCAGGCGTTAGAGGTGGAACTGGACAGTCTGCGCAAACAG GTTGGTGTTCTGGAGGGGAACCTCGGAGAGACGAATCAGAACTACACTCTTGAGATCGAGCGTCTTCAAGGCTCACTCTCACAGCTGGAGGATGAACTCTCACAGCTGCGCCTGGACATGCAACGAATCAAAACCGACTACGAGCAGTTACTGCGTATCAAACAGAATCTGGAGCTGGAGATCGCCACCTACCGGAGGCTGCTGGATGGAGAGGAAGT gataAAAGAGACACCCTCTCCTAAAA AAGATCCTGAAGTGAGAACCAGGAAGATTGTGAAGGTGGTCACCCAGACCATGGTAAATGGAAAGGTGGTGGATGAATCCAGTGAAGTTGAACAGATTGAAGAACGAAAAAAGTGA
- the zgc:101858 gene encoding 3-oxoacyl-[acyl-carrier-protein] reductase FabG, producing the protein MATPDAFKVGSLKCKVTLITGASSGIGAGAALLFSRLGAQLALNGRDVDNLTKVAKECEACGAVKPLLVPGDLTDEDTVKRTVEEVIAHFGKLDVLINSAGILAMGSIETTDMAQYDKVMSVNVRSVYHLTHLCVPHLIKTKGSIVNVSSVNGQRSFPGVLAYCMSKSAIDQFTRCVALELASKQVRVNSVCPGVIITEVHKRAGLDEDQYAQFLEKCKVTHALGRPGEVEEVAHAIAFLASDAATFITGVNLPVDGGRHAMCPR; encoded by the exons ATGGCAACTCCAGATGCATTTAAA GTTGGCTCTTTAAAGTGCAAAGTCACGCTGATCACCGGCGCAAGTTCAGGGATAGGAGCGGGCGCAGCGTTACTGTTCTCCAGACTGGGTGCCCAGCTGGCGCTTAATGGACGCGATGTGGACAACCTCACCAAAGTCGCCAAAGAGTGCGAGGCGTGCGGGGCAGTTAAA CCCTTATTAGTGCCAGGAGACTTAACAGATGAGGACACTGTGAAGAGGACAGTGGAAGAGGTCATCGCTCACTTTGGGAAGCTGGATGTCCTCATCAACAGTGCAGGAATCCTCGCCATGGGCAGTATAGAGACAACAGACATGGCCCAGTATGACAAGGTCATGTCTGTAAATGTcag ATCAGTATATCATCTCACTCATCTCTGTGTGCCTCATCTCATCAAAACGAAAGGCTCGATTGTGAATGTGTCCAGTGTGAATGGGCAACGATCA TTTCCTGGTGTACTTGCTTACTGCATGTCCAAATCAGCCATTGACCAGTTCACACGCTGCGTTGCTCTTG AGTTGGCATCAAAGCAAGTACGTGTCAACTCAGTTTG CCCAGGAGTAATTATAACAGAAGTTCACAAGCGTGCAGGACTTGATGAGGACCAGTATGCTCAG TTCCTTGAGAAGTGCAAGGTGACTCATGCTCTCGGCAGACCAGGTGAAGTAGAGGAAGTAGCTCATGCTATCGCCTTCCTGGCATCTGATGCAGCAACATTTATAACAGGTGTAAATCTTCCAGTGGACGGAGGTCGACATGCTATGTGTCCACGCTAA
- the zbtb26 gene encoding zinc finger and BTB domain-containing protein 26, with the protein MAQDGVILQFNFPTFGDSMLQKMDALRRDRRFCDVVVRINDLEVPGHKVVFAAGSPFLRDQFVLQDSHEVQISTQQDAEVGQKLLLSCYTGTLEFPELELVHYLTVASFLQMGHIVEQCTEALNKFIKPHEVKDERASSRQPSDFNAQRGQPAVETVCDEEDEVDNDAEDDFDDDDDDDDDDVIIQPKSPPVFRNSQSNSRGEESPISIVKVESIDERMPDNFQSRSSRSPTLRSPEPQHSLINSTVETRPAEIAINPAAEYSLSPPGPSGSGKGNLWGCSRNADKGMQWYHQCPKCARVFRQLENYANHLKMHKLFMCLLCGKTFTQKGNLHRHMRVHAGIKPFQCKICGKTFTQKCSLLDHLNLHSGDKPHRCNYCDMVFAHKPVLRKHLKQIHGKNSFDNANEGNLLEAL; encoded by the coding sequence ATGGCTCAGGACGGGGTGATACTGCAGTTCAACTTTCCCACTTTTGGGGACTCCATGCTTCAAAAGATGGATGCTCTTCGTCGAGACAGACGTTTCTGTGATGTTGTGGTCCGCATCAATGACTTGGAAGTGCCTGGACACAAAGTGGTCTTTGCTGCTGGCTCCCCTTTCCTCAGAGACCAGTTTGTCCTTCAGGACTCACATGAAGTACAGATATCTACACAGCAGGATGCAGAAGTTGGACAGAAGCTTCTTCTGTCCTGCTACACTGGGACACTGGAGTTTCCAGAGCTGGAATTAGTACACTATTTAACCGTTGCTAGTTTCCTCCAGATGGGTCACATTGTAGAGCAGTGCACCGAAGCtctaaataaattcataaaaccACACGAGGTCAAAGACGAGCGTGCATCATCCCGACAGCCATCGGACTTCAACGCACAGCGTGGCCAACCAGCTGTGGAGACAGTATGTGATGAAGAGGATGAGGTGGACAATGATGCAGAAGATGactttgatgatgatgatgatgatgatgatgatgatgtgatCATACAGCCCAAGTCTCCGCCTGTGTTTAGAAACTCTCAGAGCAACAGCAGAGGAGAGGAAAGTCCCATTAGCATCGTTAAGGTAGAGTCAATAGATGAGCGAATGCCTGATAACTTCCAGAGTCGCTCAAGTCGCTCGCCAACACTGCGCTCACCGGAGCCACAGCACTCCCTGATAAACTCCACAGTGGAAACCCGACCTGCAGAAATCGCCATCAACCCTGCAGCTGAATATTCGCTGTCCCCGCCTGGCCCCAGCGGCTCCGGGAAAGGGAATCTTTGGGGATGCTCAAGGAATGCCGATAAGGGTATGCAGTGGTACCACCAGTGCCCTAAATGTGCTCGCGTGTTCCGTCAGCTGGAGAACTACGCCAACCATCTGAAGATGCACAAACTGTTTATGTGCCTCCTGTGCGGAAAAACATTTACCCAGAAAGGAAACCTGCACCGGCACATGCGTGTCCACGCCGGCATCAAACCCTTCCAGTGTAAGATATGTGGAAAGACTTTTACTCAGAAGTGCTCGCTGCTGGACCACCTGAACCTTCACAGTGGGGACAAACCACACCGTTGTAATTACTGCGACATGGTGTTTGCACATAAACCAGTTCTCCGTAAACACCTGAAGCAGATCCATGGAAAAAACAGTTTTGATAATGCCAACGAAGGCAATTTGCTTGAAGCACTATAA
- the ppil3 gene encoding peptidyl-prolyl cis-trans isomerase-like 3 gives MAVTLHTDLGDIKIELFCERAPKSCENFIALCAGGFYNGCIFHRNIKGFMVQTGDPTGTGKGGTSIWARNFDDEFSEHLKHNVRGVVAMANNGPNTNASQFYFTYAKQPHLDMKYTVFGKIIDGLETLDELEKLPVNEKTFRPLNDVRIKDITIHANPFAG, from the exons ATG GCTGTAACTCTGCACACAGACCTTGGTGATATCAAAATAGAGTTGTTTTGTGAGAGAGCCCCGAAAAGCTGTGAA AATTTTATTGCACTGTGCGCTGGTGGGTTTTACAATGGATGTATTTTTCATCGAAACATAAAGGGCTTTATGGTTCAGACTGGAGACCCAACAG GTACAGGCAAAGGAGGGACCAGTATTTGGGCAAGAAATTTTGATGATGAATTCAGTGAACATCTGAAA CACAATGTCCGGGGTGTGGTGGCCATGGCCAATAATGGACCAAAcacaaatgcatcacagttCTACTTCACATATGCAAAACAGCCTCACCTGGATATGAAGTACACAGTTTTTGGAAa AATTATAGATGGACTAGAAACTCTGGATGAACTAGAGAAACTCCCTGTGAATGAAAAGACTTTTCGTCCTCTTAATGATGTCCGTATTAAGGATATTACTATCCATGCCAACCCATTTGCTggttga
- the lrrc8ab gene encoding volume-regulated anion channel subunit LRRC8A gives MIPITELRYFVDTQPTYRILKPWWDVFTDYLSVVMLMIAVFGGTLQVTQDKMICLPCKWVVNKTCRKYFNATFSVPLTLEPQGIQYDLDRHQYNYVDAVCYENRLHWFAKYFPYLVLLHTLIFLACSNFWFKFPWTSSKLEHFVSILLKCFDSPWTTRALSETVVEESDPKALVKMNGSFDKKASYVSEDVEASVPMLSTTRSRIEQGIVDHSETGVLDKKEGEQAKALFEKVKKFRIHVEEGDIVYRLYIRQTVIKVVKFILIICYTGYYVHNIQFSVDCNVDIESLTGYRMYNCAHPLATLFKILACFYISLVIVYGMICVYTLSWMLRRSLKKYSFESIREESSYSDIPDVKNDFAFMLHMIDQYDPLYSKRFAVFLSEVSENKLRQLNLNNEWTLEKLRQRITKNSQEKLELHLFMLSGIPDTVFDLVELEVLKLELIPDVTIPPIIAQLTNLREMWLYHTPAKIEAPALAFLREHLKSLHIKFTDIKEIPLWIYSLKNLSELHLTGNLSADNNRYIVIDGLRELKRLKVLRLKSNLTKLPQVVTDVGMHLQKLSINNEGTKLMVLNSLKKMVNLSELELVRCDLERIPHSIFSLHNLQEIDLKDNNLKTIEEIISFQHLHRLVCLKLWYNQIAYIPIQIGTLVNLERLYLNRNKIEKMPHQLFFCRKLRFLDLSHNNLTDIPSDIGTLQNLQSLAVTANRIEALPPELFLCKKMRTLNLGNNCLHSLPSRFGELTGLTQLELRGNRLEGLPVELGECRLLKRSGLIVEDSIFNTLPSEVKEQLWRTDKEAS, from the exons ATGATTCCCATAACTGAGCTGCGCTACTTTGTGGATACGCAACCTACGTATCGCATCCTAAAGCCATGGTGGGACGTGTTCACAGACTATTTATCGGTGGTAATGCTGATGATCGCAGTATTCGGGGGCACGCTTCAGGTCACGCAGGACAAGATGATCTGCCTGCCTTGCAAGTGGGTAGTTAACAAGACCTGTAGAAAGTATTTCAATGCCACATTTTCTGTGCCCTTGACCCTTGAGCCTCAAGGAATCCAGTACGACCTCGATCGCCACCAGTACAACTATGTCGATGCTGTGTGCTATGAAAACAGGCTTCACTGGTTCGCAAAGTATTTCCCATATTTGGTGCTGCTGCATACGCTCATCTTTCTGGCTTGCAGCAACTTCTGGTTCAAGTTCCCTTGGACAAGCTCTAAACTGGAGCATTTTGTGTCTATCCTACTGAAATGTTTTGACTCGCCTTGGACCACAAGAGCTCTGTCAGAAACCGTCGTGGAGGAAAGCGACCCCAAAGCTCTGGTGAAAATGAACGGCTCCTTCGATAAGAAGGCTTCGTATGTGAGTGAAGATGTTGAGGCGAGTGTTCCCATGCTGTCGACCACCAGATCTCGTATAGAGCAAGGAATCGTAGACCACTCTGAGACTGGTGTCCTGGACAAAAAGGAAGGTGAACAAGCAAAGGCATTGTTTGAGAAGGTGAAGAAGTTTCGGATTCACGTTGAAGAAGGCGATATAGTCTACCGACTCTACATCCGACAGACTGTCATCAAAGTTGTTAAGTTTATTCTTATTATCTGCTACACCGGCTACTATGTCCACAATATTCAGTTCAGCGTCGACTGCAACGTGGACATCGAGAGTCTCACTGGTTATCGCATGTACAACTGTGCCCATCCCTTGGCCACTCTCTTCAAGATCTTAGCCTGCTTCTACATTAGTCTAGTTATCGTGTACGGGATGATCTGTGTGTACACCCTCAGCTGGATGCTACGGCGCTCTCTCAAGAAGTACTCGTTTGAGTCCATCCGAGAGGAGAGCAGCTACAGCGACATCCCAGATGTGAAAAACGACTTCGCCTTCATGCTGCATATGATTGACCAGTACGACCCCCTGTATTCCAAGCGGTTTGCAGTGTTCCTTTCAGAGGTGAGCGAGAACAAACTTCGCCAGCTGAACCTCAACAACGAATGGACTTTGGAAAAGCTTCGGCAGAGGATCACCAAAAACTCCCAAGAGAAGCTGGAGCTCCACCTGTTCATGCTCAGTGGGATTCCAGACACGGTCTTTGACTTGGTGGAGTTGGAGGTCCTGAAGCTTGAGCTCATCCCTGATGTCACCATCCCACCAATCATTGCCCAGCTTACTAACCTCAGAGAGATGTGGCTGTACCACACACCCGCCAAAATAGAGGCTCCAGCTCTTGCTTTTCTGAGAGAGCACCTGAAATCGTTGCACATCAAGTTCACTGACATAAAGGAGATTCCTCTGTGGATCTACAGCTTGAAGAACTTAAGCGAGTTGCACCTTACTGGGAACCTTAGTGCTGACAACAATCGCTACATCGTCATTGACGGTTTGCGAGAGCTGAAGCGACTGAAGGTTTTGAGACTGAAAAGTAACCTTACAAAGCTGCCTCAGGTGGTCACGGATGTTGGAATGCACCTCCAGAAACTGTCCATCAACAACGAAGGCACTAAATTGATGGTGCTCAACAGCTTAAAGAAGATGGTGAACCTGTCCGAGCTGGAGCTCGTCCGCTGTGATCTGGAGCGCATACCTCATTCCATCTTCAGCCTGCACAATTTACAGGAGATCGATCTTAAAGACAACAACCTGAAAACCATTGAGGAGATCATTAGTTTTCAGCATCTTCATCGACTTGTCTGTCTAAAGTTGTGGTATAATCAGATTGCATACATACCTATTCAGATAGGTACTTTGGTCAACCTGGAGCGCCTCTATTTGAACCGTAACAAGATTGAGAAGATGCCACATCAGCTCTTCTTCTGCCGGAAGCTGAGGTTTCTTGATCTGAGCCATAACAATCTGACCGACATCCCATCAGATATAGGGACTCTACAGAACCTTCAGTCCCTTGCTGTAACTGCCAATAGG ATTGAGGCACTCCCCCCTGAGTTGTTTCTGTGTAAGAAAATGCGAACACTGAACCTCGGAAACAACTGCCTGCATTCCCTGCCGTCACGGTTTGGGGAGCTCACCGGTCTGACGCAGCTGGAGCTGAGGGGAAATAGGCTGGAAGGCCTTCCTGTAGAACTTGGGGAGTGCAGATTGCTGAAGAGGAGTGGTCTAATTGTGGAGGACAGTATTTTCAACACTTTACCTTCAGAGGTCAAAGAGCAGCTGTGGAGAACTGACAAAGAGGCTTCTTGA